In a genomic window of Thermosynechococcus sp. CL-1:
- a CDS encoding inositol monophosphatase family protein, producing the protein MTGVECPLPENERQRYLEIATEAALAGGAVLQHYWGKLSEIEEKGRSGDLVTVADRQSEAAVLDVIHRHCPDHAVLAEESGLSGLKDNPFLWAIDPLDGTTNYAHQYPFSAVSVALLVAGEPHVGVVYDPFHRELFRAATGLGATRDRQPIRVSTTAELSHSLLVTGFAYDRRETEDNNYAEFCYLTHLSQGVRRGGAAAIDLAYIACGRLDGYWERGLSPWDLAAGVVLVREAGGVVTAYDQSPFQLTSGRILATNGYLHTALSEALLRVKPLGFSFLPEGG; encoded by the coding sequence ATGACAGGAGTGGAGTGCCCACTGCCGGAGAATGAGCGGCAGCGCTATCTGGAAATTGCCACAGAGGCGGCCCTAGCTGGCGGCGCGGTTCTTCAGCACTATTGGGGCAAACTGAGTGAGATTGAGGAAAAGGGGCGCTCTGGTGACCTCGTCACGGTGGCCGATCGCCAATCAGAAGCAGCGGTACTGGATGTAATTCATCGCCATTGTCCAGACCATGCGGTGCTCGCGGAGGAATCGGGTCTTTCGGGACTGAAGGATAATCCATTTCTGTGGGCGATTGATCCTCTGGATGGCACCACCAACTATGCCCATCAATACCCCTTTAGTGCGGTGTCTGTTGCCCTTCTGGTGGCGGGGGAACCCCACGTTGGTGTCGTCTATGATCCCTTTCATCGCGAACTGTTTCGGGCTGCTACAGGCCTCGGTGCCACCCGCGATCGCCAGCCCATTCGGGTTTCCACCACTGCAGAATTGAGTCATAGTCTTTTGGTCACGGGTTTTGCCTACGATCGCCGTGAAACCGAAGACAACAACTATGCAGAATTTTGCTACCTCACCCATCTCAGCCAAGGGGTACGGCGGGGTGGGGCGGCAGCCATTGACTTGGCCTACATTGCCTGTGGTCGCCTTGATGGTTATTGGGAACGGGGTCTCTCCCCTTGGGACTTGGCCGCTGGTGTAGTCCTTGTTCGTGAAGCTGGGGGCGTCGTCACTGCCTACGATCAATCCCCTTTTCAACTGACATCAGGGCGGATTTTAGCGACGAATGGGTATCTCCACACTGCCCTGAGTGAGGCACTCCTGCGGGTAAAGCCCTTGGGCTTTTCGTTTCTGCCAGAGGGAGGTTAG
- a CDS encoding DICT sensory domain-containing protein, whose product MANRIIATSVLEELLARLPRLRSQLYFKTSLTALSHAMEDQVLANEDAPIIIACFQRERFYRQEAHRYRRIATKSHHVYVLAAPETEFKNCSGDYETVAFDPADALSQEWHLTVLGKNYSTCLVCREVQRSPANRLDVLPPMDAARRFEGIWTFDRQVAATTAEILLNRIREYRPELKEKLKEGRAWVETYRQVAGCNSDPAPFADRLVTYLQAGQYKQIKAYRQIAIQERKERLTNAITTAIRNSLNPTEILTRAVAELGEALKGDRCLIYRCRSTDTRVRIEHEYTSGALPPLQYQYWPVSEHPYTQQALAHQQVIQVDDVAADPHYEATRFKPLEAAGVKALLLAPVLYQGRLLGIVELHRGEPLPWHDMDAELVEAIATQVGVALIQAEAYADLEELNAQLEALDRTRSNLIAITGHELRTPLSTIQVCLESLASEPDMDPELRQVMLSTALADAERMRKLIQDFLTLSQLESGRVQWRPEPLPLQELVDLALSSLRTPKDQLPTIRTVLPKELPLIRADGEWLVEVLSKLLDNACKFTEQSGQVSIAAKPRPDGLLEVTVADTGRGIEPDRLETIFDRFYQEEGALRRSAGGTGLGLAICRQIITNLGGQIWAESAGRDRGSEFHFTIPIAEPFSG is encoded by the coding sequence ATGGCCAACAGGATCATTGCCACATCTGTTCTTGAGGAGTTGTTGGCGCGGTTGCCTCGCTTGCGATCGCAACTGTACTTCAAGACATCGCTGACGGCGCTTTCCCATGCAATGGAGGATCAGGTTTTGGCCAACGAGGATGCGCCGATTATTATTGCCTGCTTTCAGCGGGAACGCTTTTATCGTCAAGAAGCCCATCGCTACCGCCGTATTGCCACCAAGTCCCACCACGTTTACGTTTTGGCTGCCCCGGAAACCGAGTTTAAGAACTGCTCGGGAGACTATGAAACGGTTGCCTTTGATCCCGCCGATGCCCTCAGTCAAGAATGGCATTTGACCGTCTTGGGCAAAAATTACAGCACTTGCTTGGTCTGCCGCGAAGTCCAGCGATCGCCCGCCAATCGCTTAGATGTGTTGCCGCCGATGGATGCGGCGCGTCGTTTTGAGGGCATTTGGACCTTTGATCGGCAGGTGGCAGCGACAACCGCTGAAATCCTCCTCAACCGTATTCGGGAGTACCGCCCTGAACTGAAGGAGAAACTCAAGGAAGGTCGGGCATGGGTTGAGACCTATCGCCAAGTGGCGGGGTGCAATAGTGATCCTGCCCCTTTTGCCGATCGCCTAGTGACCTATCTCCAAGCCGGCCAGTACAAGCAAATCAAGGCCTACCGCCAAATTGCCATTCAAGAGCGCAAGGAACGCCTCACCAATGCAATTACCACGGCGATTCGCAACTCCCTTAATCCCACAGAAATTCTCACTCGTGCGGTGGCAGAACTAGGGGAAGCCCTCAAAGGCGATCGCTGTCTCATTTACCGTTGCCGCAGTACCGATACGCGGGTGCGCATTGAGCACGAGTACACCAGCGGTGCTCTACCGCCATTGCAGTACCAGTATTGGCCCGTGAGTGAGCACCCCTACACCCAGCAGGCACTGGCACATCAGCAGGTCATTCAGGTGGATGATGTGGCCGCTGATCCCCACTACGAGGCGACCCGTTTCAAACCCCTCGAGGCCGCCGGCGTCAAAGCCCTCCTACTGGCACCTGTTCTCTATCAAGGGCGACTGTTGGGCATTGTTGAACTGCACCGCGGCGAACCGCTGCCGTGGCACGATATGGACGCAGAATTAGTGGAGGCGATCGCCACCCAAGTGGGGGTTGCCCTGATTCAGGCGGAGGCCTACGCAGATCTGGAGGAACTCAACGCGCAACTGGAGGCCTTAGATCGCACCCGCAGTAATCTCATTGCAATTACGGGTCACGAACTGCGCACGCCCCTTTCGACAATCCAAGTCTGCCTTGAAAGCCTAGCCAGTGAACCCGATATGGATCCAGAACTGCGGCAGGTGATGCTGAGTACCGCCTTGGCCGATGCTGAGCGCATGCGGAAACTGATTCAGGACTTCCTCACCCTCTCGCAGTTGGAAAGTGGCCGGGTGCAGTGGCGACCGGAACCCCTCCCCCTCCAAGAACTGGTGGACCTAGCCCTCAGTAGTCTGCGCACCCCCAAGGATCAACTACCGACCATTCGCACAGTCTTGCCCAAGGAATTGCCCTTGATCCGAGCAGATGGCGAATGGCTAGTGGAGGTGCTCTCGAAGCTACTCGATAATGCCTGCAAGTTTACGGAACAGTCGGGTCAGGTTTCCATTGCTGCCAAGCCTCGTCCCGATGGTCTATTGGAAGTGACGGTTGCCGATACGGGGCGCGGTATTGAGCCGGATCGCTTGGAAACGATTTTTGATCGCTTTTATCAGGAGGAGGGAGCACTGCGGCGCTCTGCGGGTGGGACGGGCTTGGGTCTCGCGATCTGTCGCCAGATCATTACCAATTTGGGGGGACAAATTTGGGCGGAGTCGGCGGGGCGCGATCGCGGCAGTGAGTTTCACTTTACGATTCCCATTGCTGAGCCTTTTTCTGGATAG
- a CDS encoding MGH1-like glycoside hydrolase domain-containing protein has product MVFSVNPELERLNQVHGQANPWKFWGPYLSERQWGTVREDYSADGNAWEYFSHDQARSRAYRWGEDGLGGICDAQQRLCFALALWNGNDPILKERLFGLTNNEGNHGEDVKEYYFYLDSTPTHSYMKYLYKYPQAAYPYIDLVMTNRHRSRFEMEYELLDTGVFEGDRYFDVFIEYAKAAPNDILIQISIHNRGNEAAHLHVLPTLWYRNTWSWTPDKVLAKPELKQMDATLVRARHEELGEYEFVSDRAVPFLFTENETNFERLFGQPNASPYVKDAFHRYLINGEQNAVNPGKVGTKVAAHYQVTVPAQGVEIIQLRLASAQSSPLSFGNAFSDRLNQARTEADLFFDHLIPSDCTADQRNVVRQAFASMMWTKQYYYYPVKQWLEDKALPPDVEERIVTRNKSWFHLESADIISMPDKWEYPWFAAWDLAFHCSPLALMDIDFAKEQLKLMVNELYLHPNGQIPAYEWNFSDVNPPVHGIATWQIYLLDKAMKKGEGDLAFLESVFHKLMLNFTWWVNRKDSLGNNVMEGGFLGLDNIGVFDRSAPLPTGGVLEQADGTAWVAMFALDMLSMALELAQHNPVYEDIACKFYEHFIYIAGAMDRIGVQKDELWDEKDGFYYDLLRLPDGRAQRLKVRSMVGLLPLCATAIFSEELLDSLPTFRERIAAFNARHPELLANINPIDRPGVKKRRLLSPVNEAKLRRILTRMLDESEFLSDYGIRALSRHHYDHPYIFQLGREAYRVSYEPGESTTGLFGGNSNWRGPIWMPVNALLVQALRKMYGYYGNEFTVECPTGSGRWLNLWEVSAEIARRLASIFLKDESGRRPLYGATAKFQSDPHWRDLILFYEYFHGDNGAGLGASHQTGWTGLIARIIMGLNVLDADEVLEKGHLAVVSKRLAELVSAS; this is encoded by the coding sequence ATGGTTTTTTCTGTCAATCCTGAACTGGAACGACTCAATCAAGTTCATGGCCAAGCCAACCCTTGGAAATTTTGGGGACCTTACTTGAGCGAGCGGCAGTGGGGCACTGTACGGGAAGACTATTCCGCCGACGGCAATGCTTGGGAGTATTTTTCCCATGATCAAGCGCGATCGCGTGCCTACCGTTGGGGGGAAGATGGCCTCGGTGGCATTTGTGATGCGCAGCAGCGGCTTTGTTTTGCCTTGGCTCTTTGGAATGGCAACGATCCAATTCTCAAGGAACGGCTTTTTGGCTTAACCAACAATGAAGGCAATCATGGGGAGGACGTTAAAGAGTATTACTTTTACCTCGACAGTACCCCCACCCATTCCTACATGAAATACCTCTACAAGTATCCCCAAGCTGCTTATCCCTACATTGATCTGGTGATGACCAACCGCCACCGCAGCCGCTTTGAAATGGAGTATGAACTCTTGGATACAGGGGTCTTTGAGGGCGATCGCTACTTCGATGTCTTCATTGAATATGCCAAAGCGGCTCCCAATGACATTTTGATTCAAATCAGCATTCACAATCGCGGCAACGAAGCTGCCCATTTGCACGTTCTGCCCACCCTCTGGTACCGCAATACGTGGAGTTGGACACCGGACAAGGTTCTCGCCAAACCAGAACTGAAGCAAATGGATGCAACATTAGTGCGCGCACGCCATGAGGAGCTAGGAGAGTATGAATTTGTGAGCGATCGCGCAGTGCCCTTCCTCTTCACTGAGAACGAAACCAACTTTGAGCGGCTCTTTGGCCAGCCCAATGCCTCGCCCTACGTTAAGGATGCCTTTCACCGCTACCTGATCAATGGCGAGCAAAATGCCGTCAACCCCGGCAAAGTCGGCACCAAGGTGGCTGCCCACTATCAAGTCACAGTTCCCGCCCAAGGGGTTGAGATCATTCAACTACGCCTAGCATCTGCCCAAAGTAGCCCCCTCAGCTTTGGCAATGCCTTTAGCGATCGCCTCAACCAAGCCCGCACCGAAGCGGATCTCTTCTTTGATCACCTCATCCCCAGTGACTGCACTGCTGATCAGCGCAATGTGGTTCGTCAAGCCTTTGCCAGCATGATGTGGACAAAGCAGTACTACTACTACCCTGTTAAGCAGTGGTTGGAAGATAAAGCGCTGCCCCCCGATGTGGAAGAGCGCATCGTTACCCGCAACAAATCGTGGTTCCACCTTGAAAGCGCCGACATTATCTCCATGCCCGACAAGTGGGAATATCCTTGGTTTGCCGCTTGGGACTTAGCCTTCCACTGCTCGCCCTTAGCTCTGATGGATATCGACTTCGCCAAAGAGCAGCTTAAGCTGATGGTGAATGAACTGTATCTGCACCCCAACGGTCAAATTCCCGCCTACGAATGGAACTTTAGTGATGTGAATCCGCCTGTGCATGGAATTGCCACGTGGCAAATCTATCTCTTGGACAAAGCCATGAAAAAAGGCGAAGGTGACTTGGCCTTCCTTGAGAGTGTCTTCCACAAGCTCATGCTCAACTTTACGTGGTGGGTCAACCGCAAGGACTCCCTCGGCAACAACGTCATGGAAGGTGGCTTCCTTGGTTTAGACAATATTGGCGTCTTTGATCGCAGTGCGCCCCTACCCACCGGTGGTGTTCTTGAGCAGGCGGATGGTACAGCTTGGGTGGCAATGTTTGCCCTCGATATGCTCTCTATGGCGCTGGAGCTAGCACAGCACAATCCCGTTTATGAGGATATTGCCTGCAAATTCTATGAGCACTTCATTTACATTGCCGGGGCGATGGATCGCATTGGCGTCCAGAAAGATGAACTCTGGGATGAAAAGGATGGCTTTTACTATGACCTGCTGCGGCTGCCCGATGGTCGTGCCCAGCGCCTGAAGGTACGCTCGATGGTGGGATTGCTGCCCCTGTGTGCCACTGCCATTTTCTCGGAAGAGTTGCTGGACTCCCTACCCACCTTTAGGGAACGCATTGCTGCCTTTAATGCCCGCCACCCTGAGCTTTTAGCCAACATTAACCCCATTGATCGCCCGGGTGTAAAAAAACGGCGGTTGCTCTCCCCCGTCAACGAGGCCAAACTACGGCGGATTCTCACCCGCATGTTGGATGAGAGTGAATTCCTCAGTGACTATGGCATCCGTGCCCTCTCTCGTCACCACTACGATCACCCCTATATTTTCCAACTCGGCCGCGAGGCCTATCGCGTCAGCTATGAACCCGGTGAATCCACCACCGGCCTCTTTGGCGGTAACTCCAACTGGCGTGGTCCCATTTGGATGCCCGTGAATGCCCTTTTGGTGCAAGCCCTCCGCAAAATGTATGGCTATTACGGCAACGAGTTTACGGTGGAATGCCCCACTGGTTCAGGGCGCTGGCTCAACCTCTGGGAGGTCTCGGCAGAAATTGCCCGCCGCTTGGCCAGTATCTTCCTCAAGGATGAATCGGGGCGGCGACCACTCTATGGTGCCACCGCAAAATTCCAAAGTGATCCCCACTGGCGTGATCTAATTCTGTTTTATGAATACTTCCATGGGGATAATGGCGCAGGACTAGGTGCGAGTCACCAAACCGGCTGGACGGGTCTGATTGCACGGATCATCATGGGACTCAATGTTCTCGACGCCGATGAGGTACTGGAGAAAGGACACTTGGCTGTGGTCTCGAAACGCTTAGCGGAGTTGGTCAGCGCCAGCTAG
- a CDS encoding acyl-CoA desaturase has translation MTSVSSLPARPLRPNWGVIFFMGIVHLGALLALVPGLFSWPAVLLCVVLYWVSGGLGITLGWHRLITHRSLQCPKWLEYFFGFCGSLACEGGIIEWVGLHRNHHLHSDQELDQHNSQKGFWWSHMGWMLQEVPAKAEVERLTKDINTDPVYRFLNQYFVPIQVGLGVLLYLWGGLPFVVWGIFVRLVLVYHLTWFVNSATHKFGYRTFESGDRSTNCWWVALLTFGEGWHNNHHTYPHSARHGLQWWEFDITWLTIRALQAIGLAQKVRLVEAPQINKSP, from the coding sequence ATGACATCTGTTTCTTCGTTGCCTGCGCGCCCCCTGCGTCCCAATTGGGGGGTGATTTTTTTTATGGGCATTGTGCATTTGGGAGCGTTGCTGGCATTGGTACCGGGGCTGTTTTCCTGGCCGGCTGTGCTGTTGTGTGTTGTTCTCTATTGGGTGTCTGGAGGCCTTGGCATCACCCTAGGCTGGCATCGCCTGATCACCCATCGCAGTTTGCAGTGCCCGAAATGGCTGGAATACTTTTTTGGCTTTTGCGGCAGCTTGGCCTGTGAGGGTGGAATTATTGAATGGGTTGGCCTCCACCGCAACCATCACCTCCACTCCGATCAAGAACTGGATCAGCACAATTCCCAAAAGGGGTTTTGGTGGTCGCACATGGGCTGGATGCTCCAAGAAGTGCCCGCCAAGGCAGAAGTGGAACGCCTCACCAAGGACATTAACACTGACCCCGTCTATCGCTTTTTGAATCAGTACTTTGTGCCGATTCAAGTGGGTTTAGGGGTCTTACTGTATCTGTGGGGGGGACTGCCCTTTGTGGTCTGGGGCATCTTTGTCCGCCTTGTGCTGGTGTATCACCTCACGTGGTTTGTCAATAGTGCCACCCATAAATTTGGCTACCGCACCTTTGAATCGGGCGATCGCTCCACGAATTGCTGGTGGGTTGCCCTGCTCACCTTTGGCGAAGGCTGGCACAACAATCACCACACCTACCCCCATTCGGCACGTCACGGTCTGCAATGGTGGGAATTTGATATTACGTGGCTCACGATTCGGGCACTGCAAGCGATTGGTCTGGCCCAAAAGGTGCGGCTCGTGGAAGCCCCACAAATCAATAAAAGCCCTTAA
- a CDS encoding segregation/condensation protein A, with protein sequence MSQSFADTAIDILIDLAERGEIDPWDIQVIEVFDRCLAELTRRGEPNLSESGQAFLYAAMLVLLKSDRLVAVAEPMPEETEFAEPPEISENQSFVVLPHALEQHLHRRPVAPPQQRRRVTLEELIAHLKTMAVQNDRAKVLRPHQPRRRRPPTTLKAITQLAHQENLTEMANEVESLLGEMAPEGTWLDFQVLLQRKPDPVGVFWALLFLAAQSKVDLQQTNFYQPLQVRTCLAEAIRLEA encoded by the coding sequence ATGAGCCAATCCTTTGCCGATACCGCCATTGACATTTTGATTGACTTGGCCGAGCGGGGGGAAATTGACCCTTGGGATATTCAAGTGATTGAGGTCTTCGATCGCTGTTTGGCGGAGTTGACACGGCGGGGGGAACCCAATCTCAGTGAATCAGGGCAGGCCTTTTTGTATGCAGCGATGCTGGTGCTCCTGAAGAGCGATCGCCTAGTTGCAGTTGCTGAACCGATGCCCGAGGAAACAGAATTCGCAGAGCCGCCAGAGATCAGTGAAAACCAGTCCTTTGTGGTCTTGCCCCATGCCCTAGAGCAGCATTTGCATCGTCGCCCCGTGGCTCCCCCCCAACAACGGCGCCGCGTCACCCTTGAGGAATTGATTGCCCACCTGAAAACCATGGCCGTTCAGAACGACCGTGCAAAGGTGCTGCGGCCGCATCAACCGCGGCGGCGTCGCCCTCCCACAACCCTCAAGGCAATTACCCAACTGGCGCACCAAGAAAACCTCACGGAGATGGCTAACGAAGTAGAAAGTCTCCTCGGAGAAATGGCTCCCGAAGGGACATGGCTAGACTTCCAAGTGCTACTGCAGCGCAAACCCGATCCTGTGGGGGTCTTTTGGGCGCTGCTATTCCTCGCTGCCCAGTCTAAGGTGGATCTCCAACAAACGAATTTCTATCAACCCCTACAGGTACGGACGTGTTTAGCTGAAGCGATACGCCTAGAGGCCTAA
- the ntcA gene encoding global nitrogen regulator NtcA → MNKDQPLAPVFRHMASGLFPSTTETYERGKTIFFPGDPAEKVYFLLKGAVKLSRVYEAGEEITVALLRENTVFGVLSLITGTRSDRFYHAVAFTNVELLAVPIEQVEKAMHEDPDLPMFMIQGLSSRILQTEMMIETLAHRDMGSRLVSFLLILCRDFGIPTSAGVTVDLKLSHQAIAEAIGSTRVTVTRLLGELRDQKMISIHKKKITVHNPLMLSQQFT, encoded by the coding sequence ATGAACAAAGATCAACCCTTAGCACCCGTCTTTCGCCACATGGCCAGTGGCCTGTTTCCATCCACCACTGAAACTTACGAACGCGGCAAAACCATTTTCTTTCCGGGGGATCCAGCGGAAAAGGTCTATTTTCTCCTCAAGGGGGCAGTGAAGCTCTCACGGGTGTATGAAGCAGGCGAGGAAATTACGGTGGCACTGCTGCGGGAAAATACCGTATTTGGGGTGCTGTCCCTGATTACCGGCACCCGCTCCGATCGCTTTTACCATGCGGTGGCGTTTACGAATGTGGAGCTATTGGCCGTTCCCATCGAACAGGTGGAAAAGGCGATGCACGAGGATCCCGATTTGCCGATGTTTATGATTCAGGGGCTGTCATCGCGGATCCTGCAAACGGAGATGATGATCGAGACCCTTGCCCACCGCGATATGGGATCCCGCTTGGTGAGCTTTTTGCTGATTCTTTGCCGTGATTTTGGGATTCCCACGAGTGCGGGAGTCACTGTGGATTTGAAGCTTTCCCATCAGGCGATCGCCGAGGCCATTGGTTCGACACGGGTCACTGTGACTCGCCTATTGGGGGAACTCCGCGATCAAAAAATGATCTCAATTCACAAAAAGAAAATCACGGTGCATAATCCGCTGATGCTGAGCCAGCAGTTTACCTAG
- a CDS encoding 2Fe-2S iron-sulfur cluster binding domain-containing protein codes for MSTPQTYTVTIHVRPLKPGDLPTRTYTITVPSDRYILQYAESQGLELPFSCRNGACTTCAVRILSGHVYQPEAMGLSPALQAQGYALLCVSYARSDLEVETQDEDEVYELQFGRYFGKGRVQLGLPLDED; via the coding sequence ATGAGCACGCCACAAACCTACACAGTGACCATTCACGTGCGTCCCCTCAAGCCGGGGGATCTACCCACGCGGACGTACACAATTACTGTTCCGAGCGATCGCTATATCCTGCAATACGCTGAGAGCCAAGGCCTTGAGTTGCCCTTTTCCTGTCGTAACGGTGCCTGTACCACCTGTGCCGTGCGCATTCTCTCTGGCCATGTTTATCAACCCGAAGCCATGGGACTCTCCCCCGCCCTGCAAGCCCAAGGCTATGCCCTATTGTGTGTCAGCTATGCCCGCTCTGACCTTGAGGTGGAAACCCAAGATGAGGATGAGGTCTATGAGCTGCAGTTTGGCCGCTACTTTGGTAAAGGGCGAGTCCAGTTGGGTCTGCCCCTCGATGAGGATTAA
- a CDS encoding DUF2834 domain-containing protein yields the protein MRIFFAVLWLGLIVYSFGFAPPDQLQTLTLIQRLATGDWQGINPLIVSLFNLMGVWPLIYTALLVVDGQEQRFPAWPFAAFSFAVGAFALLPYFILRQPAPIFTGELNRGVRLWESRLTAVVIDLLAVGFLGYGLVGGDWPDFWQQWQTSRFIHVMGLDFCLLSLLLPVLLVDDWQRRGLEKSPWRWWSLVPLLGALGYLLLRPPLILSKKSVA from the coding sequence ATGCGGATTTTCTTTGCGGTTCTGTGGCTGGGATTGATTGTCTATAGCTTTGGTTTTGCACCCCCCGATCAACTGCAAACACTGACACTCATTCAACGGCTAGCAACGGGAGACTGGCAAGGCATTAACCCCCTCATTGTCAGTCTTTTTAATTTGATGGGCGTCTGGCCACTGATTTACACCGCATTACTGGTGGTGGATGGTCAAGAACAGCGATTTCCCGCGTGGCCATTTGCGGCTTTTAGTTTTGCCGTGGGTGCGTTTGCCCTGTTACCTTACTTCATCCTGCGCCAGCCAGCACCGATCTTTACAGGAGAACTCAATCGGGGGGTACGCCTTTGGGAATCACGGCTCACTGCCGTTGTCATTGATTTATTGGCTGTGGGCTTTCTTGGCTATGGCTTGGTCGGCGGCGATTGGCCAGACTTTTGGCAGCAGTGGCAAACCAGCCGCTTTATTCATGTGATGGGCCTAGACTTTTGCCTCCTGTCGTTGCTCTTGCCGGTGCTACTAGTGGATGACTGGCAACGGCGAGGGCTGGAAAAGTCACCGTGGCGCTGGTGGAGCCTTGTCCCCCTCTTGGGAGCATTAGGGTACTTGCTTTTGCGCCCACCCTTAATTCTCTCGAAAAAAAGTGTGGCATGA
- a CDS encoding DUF1269 domain-containing protein produces the protein MSTLVVIAFDDEYKANEVLIQLLKLQREHLIDLEDAAVVVRTKDGKVKINQTQDLTLQGALGGGFWGLLIGLLFFNPLLGWAAGLVAGAISGKFTDIGIDDNFIKELGQTIAPGSSAIFTLVRQATPDKVLEEIAPFGGKVLRTSLSKEDEAKLQEALNRGNPASQSPAPSEATTPSETANS, from the coding sequence ATGAGTACCTTAGTGGTCATTGCGTTTGATGATGAGTACAAGGCGAACGAAGTATTAATCCAGCTATTGAAACTCCAGCGTGAGCATCTCATTGACCTTGAGGACGCGGCTGTTGTCGTGCGCACCAAAGATGGCAAGGTTAAAATCAACCAGACTCAGGATTTGACCCTCCAGGGGGCCCTTGGCGGTGGCTTTTGGGGGCTGCTCATTGGTCTATTGTTCTTCAATCCCCTCTTGGGCTGGGCTGCGGGTCTTGTGGCGGGGGCGATTTCCGGCAAATTTACCGATATTGGCATTGACGATAATTTCATCAAGGAATTGGGACAAACCATTGCCCCCGGTAGCTCGGCCATCTTTACGTTGGTGCGTCAAGCCACACCCGACAAAGTCCTTGAGGAAATTGCTCCCTTTGGCGGTAAAGTCCTGCGCACCTCCCTATCAAAAGAGGATGAAGCCAAGTTGCAAGAAGCCCTTAACCGAGGCAATCCGGCGTCCCAATCGCCTGCCCCGAGCGAAGCGACAACCCCCAGTGAAACGGCGAACAGTTAG